In Coccidioides posadasii str. Silveira chromosome 4, complete sequence, one genomic interval encodes:
- a CDS encoding uncharacterized protein (EggNog:ENOG410PURZ) produces the protein MEMEDAVRPSKEAIERMRTISQLVWSQHALTTSSELPLQCIQPQQMLGRVPAYLGRDFESRKDSLSLHHTSSLDGLSPLFISGKSIWQTTSEGECDLEQKVLPHQLLLGVQRSTTCVFADYSCFRHWPGVCNTLDNAEQGNYLAVLFYAWSYILSSTWLERQPSTLAQTRRMRYLHCRANESDIDDTQHCGGFEIDLCSMDDDAARWWAAVLSPAGWQATVFHNGHTYKSPWSVRNIDTRPFILRRNYDQHCPGSTPPSSRQALKYLADFCATHNLSGQCCAALMATLFIPFNSGRTITLPLPVPYTPAAVFTRPSSSKLNIAPLPFSRDKIYKQRELLPYYMTLSCNGWTLRSLLHSTFFNPDVYCNLVGSWLEPAFEALDPILDAEDHTRLTILLTRRQPVLGPLWLGAILTGTAMTILHAIQSGQWAVDLHAAAWTGTEQSFLTTKLSGPRAAKQSKINRDDECRLLFLTGCDGFSSVPVCPWKPFGSSALSDTEIAV, from the coding sequence ATGGAGATGGAAGACGCTGTTCGACCCAGTAAGGAGGCTATTGAACGCATGCGAACAATAAGCCAACTTGTCTGGTCTCAGCATGCCCTGACAACAAGTTCTGAGCTGCCGCTTCAGTGTATTCAACCTCAACAAATGCTGGGGAGGGTTCCTGCTTACCTTGGCCGCGACTTCGAATCTCGAAAAGATAGTTTATCCCTTCACCATACATCGTCATTAGATGGATTATCGCCTCTCTTCATTAGTGGGAAATCTATATGGCAGACGACGTCCGAGGGAGAGTGTGACCTTGAACAGAAGGTCCTCCCGCACCAGCTTCTTTTAGGTGTTCAGCGCTCCACAACATGTGTTTTTGCAGATTATTCATGTTTCAGACACTGGCCTGGAGTATGCAATACTCTGGATAACGCTGAGCAGGGTAATTATCTAGCGGTTTTGTTTTATGCGTGGTCCTATATTTTGTCGAGCACTTGGCTGGAGAGACAACCTTCAACTTTGGCACAGACCAGACGTATGAGATATTTGCATTGCCGGGCCAATGAATCTGATATTGATGATACCCAGCACTGCGGTGGCTTTGAGATTGATTTGTGTTCCATGGATGATGATGCCGCAAGATGGTGGGCAGCAGTACTGTCGCCGGCGGGGTGGCAGGCTACTGTATTTCACAATGGCCATACCTACAAATCGCCATGGTCCGTTCGCAATATCGATACCCGTCCGTTCATTTTGCGCAGAAACTATGACCAGCATTGTCCCGGGAGCACTCCACCTTCCTCAAGGCAGGCCTTGAAATATCTCGCCGACTTTTGTGCCACTCACAACCTTAGCGGTCAATGTTGTGCTGCACTAATGGCGACTCTCTTTATACCTTTTAACAGTGGTAGAACTATTACTCTTCCTCTACCTGTGCCATATACCCCTGCCGCGGTTTTTACTCGGCCATCGTCATCGAAGCTAAATATAGCACCGTTGCCCTTTTCGCGCGATAAAATTTACAAACAAAGAGAACTGCTACCATACTACATGACCCTAAGCTGCAATGGGTGGACGCTACGGTCTCTACTGCACAGCACTTTCTTCAATCCTGACGTGTACTGCAACCTTGTTGGCTCATGGTTAGAGCCGGCCTTCGAGGCTCTTGACCCTATCCTGGATGCTGAGGACCATACCAGACTTACCATTCTTCTGACTCGGAGACAGCCGGTACTTGGGCCACTATGGCTAGGCGCAATTCTTACAGGAACAGCAATGACAATTCTCCATGCTATCCAATCCGGTCAATGGGCGGTTGACCTTCATGCGGCTGCATGGACTGGGACTGAGCAATCATTTCTTACTACGAAACTCTCAGGGCCACGTGCTGCCAAACAATCTAAAATAAATCGCGATGACGAATGCCGCTTACTATTTCTTACAGGCTGCGATGGCTTCTCAAGCGTTCCAGTGTGTCCTTGGAAGCCATTTGGCAGCAGCGCGCTTAGCGATACAGAGATTGCAGTTTGA
- a CDS encoding uncharacterized protein (EggNog:ENOG410PY25~COG:T), producing MRLSNGRIHVPMTNVTTKSKGAYARIVHVIAILPERGIVMERLKEPLCLRLKTLQENGDTVSSEQIQRWSLQIAEGLHYIHSRVLQADIGSQNLLLDEKDNLKFADFAGSSIDGEQAFVCSSSRASIHPYW from the coding sequence ATGAGGTTGTCAAATGGCCGTATCCATGTGCCGATGACGAACGTAACCACGAAATCGAAAGGCGCATATGCCCGAATTGTCCACGTTATTGCGATTTTGCCGGAAAGAGGCATTGTAATGGAGCGATTGAAAGAGCCTCTCTGTCTGCGCCTAAAAACTCTTCAAGAAAATGGGGACACTGTTTCATCAGAGCAGATTCAGAGATGGTCTTTACAGATTGCAGAAGGTTTACATTACATCCACAGTAGAGTCCTCCAGGCTGATATTGGGTCTCAAAATTTACTTTTGGATGAGAAGGACAATCTGAAGTTCGCAGATTTTGCAGGTTCCTCAATTGATGGAGAGCAGGCATTTGTCTGTTCAAGCTCACGCGCTTCAATTCATCCTTACTGGTAG
- a CDS encoding uncharacterized protein (EggNog:ENOG410PHWX~COG:Q) — MSRYAEVHKQPAGPGDARPTALQVIEDEGLEGNMKDKVFLITGCSSGIGIETARAIAATGARVFLAVRDLTRGRTACESFLEPGRVELLQLDTSSLSSVKAAASNFLEKSQTLNVLICNAGIMMIPTYEESADGFEIQLATNYLGHFLLFWLLKEAMLKASTPDFNSRLVNVSSSGHHASEVQFEDINFHRGGAYAPSKAYGQSKLAQIYMANYVDRHYGPAGLHALSLMPGGIFTNLQKHVPQEIKDGWTSNPEIMMVLKSHEQGAATTVVAAVAKEWEGRGGKYLEDCEASSPEALVQGFRGFKEYAFDEGKEERLWELTLDMLGLAEA, encoded by the exons ATGTCTCGCTATGCGGAGGTCCACAAACAACCGGCGGGTCCAGGAGACGCCCGGCCGACTGCCTTGCAAGTAATCGAAGATGAAGGTTTAGAAGGAAACATGAAAGACAAG GTTTTTCTAATCACTGGCTGTTCGTCAGGAATCGGCATCGAGACCGCCCGCGCGATCGCGGCAACCGGCGCCCGGGTTTTCCTAGCCGTGAGAGATCTTACCCGGGGACGAACAGCCTGCGAATCTTTCCTTGAGCCGGGTCGCGTCGAGCTCCTACAGCTGGACACGAGCTCACTCTCCTCCGTGAAAGCCGCTGCCTCGAACTTCTTGGAGAAATCTCAAACCCTCAACGTGCTTATCTGCAACGCAGGCATCATGATGATACCCACATACGAGGAGTCTGCGGATGGGTTTGAAATCCAACTCGCGACCAACTATCTGGGCCacttcttgctcttctggCTCCTGAAGGAAGCCATGCTCAAGGCCTCCACTCCTGACTTCAACTCGCGTCTCGTCAATGTATCGAGCAGCGGCCACCACGCGTCGGAAGTACAGTTTGAGGATATTAATTTTCACCGAGGGGGAGCGTATGCGCCTAGCAAAGCCTATGGCCAGAGCAAGCTTGCGCAGATTTATATGGCCAACTATGTCGACCGGCATTATGGGCCTGCTGGCCTTCACGCGCTGAGCTTGATGCCTGGGGGGATTTTTACGAACTTGCAAAAGCATGTGCCGCAAGAGATCAAGGATGGTTGGACATCAAATCCTGAGATCATGATGGTTTTAAAGAGTCACGAGCAGGGCGCAGCAACAACGGTGGTGGCGGCAGTGGCAAAGGAGTGGGAAGGCCGGGGTGGAAAGTACTTGGAGGATTGCGAGGCCTCCAGTCCGGAGGCCCTAGTGCAAGGCTTTCGGGGATTCAAGGAGTACGCCTTTGATGAGGGCAAGGAGGAACGGCTGTGGGAACTTACGCTTGACATGCTCGGACTTGCAGAAGCATAA
- a CDS encoding uncharacterized protein (SECRETED:SignalP(1-25)~EggNog:ENOG410PN61): MLPLSPLWTSCLAALFAINTGVASAQSPPNPNATWPLQSFQSTEIKTPFLNVTKNGKTELGYLFLNPQNMGTGHPAIYEDDGQLVWQGPEGSTFSFEPQMLDGQPVLLYWDGLTNSTGYGYGSMRVLNSSYQQIHEVTIPGDDFKTIYEPETFPSYLDFHEGFITEDGSMILAAVNVTEADLQSVGGPEDGWVLDALVYEIDIETNEVLFRWSAREHVSEIPLNLSRKPLSGAGASEKDPWNYIHMNSIAKYGDSYLVSSRYACSVFLISSNGTLIWHLNGIDGGDFEMGPDTTFCYQHEVRLENMSEDKVTLTAHNNENSDFTNQTKATTGLALDLDLQNKKVSLNRKLWNAQRPVVSRAQGSYQSLGNGHVLLSHGVIPVIEEYDEHGAIVMDARFGYDNAASTYRTHAALPRMGRW, encoded by the exons ATGCTGCCGCTCAGCCCTCTTTGGACTTCTTGTTTAGCCGCCCTCTTTGCCATAAACACGGGTGTAGCGTCCGCGCAGTCACCGCCCAACCCAAATGCGACATGGCCGCTACAGTCGTTTCAAAGCACAGAGATCAAAACGCCTTTCCTTAATGTCACCAAAAACGGCAAGACAGAGCTAGGATACCTGTTTCTCAATCCTCAGAACATGGGCACTGGTCATCCCGCTATCTATGAAGACGATGGCCAGCTTGTCTGGCAAGGTCCGGAAGGAAGTACTTTCTCCTTTGAACCACAGATGCTGGATGGACAACCGGTACTCCTCTACTGGGACGGCCTGACCAACAGCACGGGCTATGGGTATGGCTCTATGCGTGTCCTCAACAGCTCCTACCAGCAAATCCACGAGGTCACCATTCCCGGCGATGACTTCAAAACGATATATGAACCAGAAACGTTTCCATCCTATCTCGATTTCCATGAAGGGTTCATCACTGAAGACGGATCCATGATTTTAGCGGCGGTCAATGTCACTGAGGCTGATCTTCAGTCCGTTGGTGGCCCAGAGGACGGCTGGGTTCTGGATGCACTGGTTTATGAGATCGATATTGAGACCAACGAGGTATTATTTCGCTGGAGCGCTCGGGAACACGTCTCCGAAATTCCACTCAACTTATCTCGAAAGCCACTTTCTGGTGCCGGAGCCTCTGAAAAAGATCCCTGGAACTACATCCATATGAACTCTATTGCCAAATACGGGGATTCTTACCTCGTGTCGTCACGTTATGCATGTAGCGTATTCCTTATCTCCAGTAACGGCACCCTTATTTGGCATCTCAAT GGCATAGACGGCGGTGACTTCGAAATGGGTCCCGACACCACCTTCTGCTATCAGCATGAGGTCCGCCTTGAAAATATGTCAGAGGACAAGGTCACTCTCACGGCACACAACAACGAAAACTCAGACTTCACCAATCAGACCAAAGCAACAACGGGTTTGGCTCTAGATCTTGATTTACAGAACAAGAAAGTCTCTTTGAACCGGAAGTTGTGGAACGCCCAGCGTCCAGTTGTGTCTAGAGCTCAGGGAAGCTATCAGAGTCTCGGCAACGGACATGTCTTGCTCAGTCACGGGGTAATCCCAGTAATCGAGGAATACGACGAGCACGGCGCAATTGTTATGGATGCCCGCTTCGGTTATGACAACGCCGCGTCCACTTACCGAAC GCATGCCGCCCTACCGAGGATGGGGAGGTGGTAG
- a CDS encoding uncharacterized protein (EggNog:ENOG410PUZG): protein MQIANWIPSPPSTIMNGPPDVHMDDVEGVNDSPRMPIQHRMLLPIPIPNTKGGSLRSAFLSDFKFVCLYLTEKLVPSLLQLIGGREEKREAVQKPARQIINFLTQFNEILVLAGADLDLLESAWSGNTLPNDQTEPEASEQFYVLMEVSCYFDSSWNIVREISCIAVSKSAFRLLASYANFVARHSGIERLPMSERIFPRDVLWSCIECLHSGSPWHVLLSTINSTLLSIYPLPERQRPDFTPAVEALGFGYVRSSRVRQFMERYLKLRLWNLIKRPAVTRHELRAALSQGIGRKQSIEMKTRMQKEPPQSADLSFKRSSQQLISIMNKEQHDCARCSRCVQAGESETSPAGHGFLGQRILPEMSAYGVAPSRIDEWIQWVPAMD from the coding sequence ATGCAAATAGCCAACTGGATTCCGTCCCCTCCCTCGACCATCATGAATGGCCCTCCGGATGTTCACATGGATGATGTTGAGGGCGTCAATGACTCTCCGAGAATGCCAATCCAACATCGTATGCTTCTTCCAATTCCAATTCCCAACACCAAAGGCGGCTCGCTGCGGTCCGCTTTCCTCTCAGACTTCAAATTTGTGTGTTTGTATTTGACTGAGAAACTTGTTCCAAGTTTGCTGCAACTCATCGGGGGACGGGAGGAAAAGCGGGAAGCCGTACAAAAACCTGCACGGCAGATTATTAATTTTCTGACTCAATTCAATGAGATTCTTGTTCTGGCGGGCGCAGATCTTGACTTGCTTGAATCGGCTTGGAGTGGAAACACCCTACCGAATGATCAAACGGAACCGGAGGCCTCTGAGCAGTTTTACGTCCTGATGGAGGTAAGTTGCTACTTTGACTCCTCTTGGAATATTGTCAGGGAAATTTCTTGCATTGCCGTTTCAAAGTCGGCTTTTCGTCTTCTCGCATCCTACGCGAATTTCGTTGCCAGGCACAGCGGAATTGAGCGACTTCCAATGAGTGAGCGTATTTTCCCCCGGGATGTTCTTTGGAGCTGCATTGAATGCTTGCACTCCGGTTCCCCGTGGCACGTTCTTCTTTCTACGATTAATTCCACACTGCTGTCGATTTACCCTCTTCCGGAGCGTCAAAGGCCCGATTTCACTCCTGCGGTTGAGGCCTTGGGGTTTGGATATGTGAGAAGCAGTCGTGTGAGACAATTTATGGAAAGGTATTTGAAACTACGTCTTTGGAATCTTATAAAGCGGCCGGCAGTCACCAGACACGAGCTGAGAGCTGCTTTGTCTCAAGGCATCGGCCGCAAACAGTCGATTGAAATGAAAACGAGGATGCAAAAGGAGCCTCCGCAATCGGCAGATCTATCATTCAAGCGCTCTTCGCAACAACTTATTTCTATTATGAACAAAGAGCAGCACGACTGCGCTAGATGCAGCCGATGTGTTCAGGCTGGTGAAAGTGAAACATCCCCCGCAGGGCATGGATTCCTCGGCCAAAGgatcttgccagaaatgtCAGCCTATGGTGTAGCCCCTAGTCGTATCGATGAATGGATCCAATGGGTACCGGCGATGGATTGA
- a CDS encoding uncharacterized protein (EggNog:ENOG410PUZG~TransMembrane:1 (o89-112i)): MLVYVVNNDALALIVEDLVQSDFSHHTIQHDGLNYQNYCGYTWSLPLPYRPVAEAEHFYLNNWVHQLRGQPGLEKPKEKYNTEWEETQMLLYCLSIGVSYLASTIIITEFLTRKRPSLEHLRREIENKPAFTWGSPPTPRPILKLCGDVLAGGYSSWEEGEKHIWEYLESLRTEKNASH, from the coding sequence ATGCTGGTATATGTGGTCAACAATGATGCCCTTGCATTGATTGTTGAAGACTTGGTCCAGAGTGACTTTTCGCATCACACAATTCAACACGATGGCCTGAATTACCAGAATTATTGCGGGTATACCTGGAGCCTACCGCTGCCATATCGCCCCGTCGCTGAGGCAGAGCACTTTTATCTGAACAACTGGGTTCACCAGCTTCGCGGCCAGCCTGGCCTTGAAAAAcctaaagagaaatataacaCGGAATGGGAGGAGACGCAGATGCTTCTATATTGCTTAAGCATCGGCGTCTCATACCTCGCAAGTACAATTATAATTACTGAATTTCTCACTAGAAAAAGACCGTCCTTGGAGCATCTCCGTCGAGAAATTGAGAACAAACCGGCTTTTACTTGGGGATCTCCGCCTACTCCCCGGCCCATCCTTAAGTTATGCGGTGACGTACTCGCTGGGGGCTACTCTTCGTGGGAAGAAGGTGAAAAGCACATCTGGGAGTATTTAGAGAGCCTGCGTACGGAAAAGAATGCGTCTCATTAA
- a CDS encoding uncharacterized protein (EggNog:ENOG410PR4A~COG:S), with the protein MSHSTLGNGEWLLKGNSLFSEDRSVEFKMQEDGKIAVYWGGQCRFQNTSHQSYNMKGIKMEKDGVLRMYDDNDKVVWETKLEGAGDSTVICAVQNDGNVVLYRGTPIWASHTQK; encoded by the exons ATGTCGCACAGCACCCTCGGTAACGGCGAGTGGCTCCTCAAAGGCAACAGCCTGTTCAGCGAGGATCGCTCCGTCGAGTTCAAGATGCAAGAAGACGGCAAGATTGCCGTGTACTGGGGTGGCCAGTGCCGTTTCCAGAACACCTCCCACCAGTCCTACAACATGAAAGGCATCAAGATGGAGAAAGACGGCGTCCTGCGCATGTA CGACGACAACGACAAGGTCGTCTGGGAAACCAAATTAGAGGGGGCCGGTGACAGCACCGTCATCTGCGCTGTCCAGAACGATGGAAACGTTGTTCTTTACAGGGGCACACCCATTTGGGCCAGCCACACACAGAAATAA
- a CDS encoding uncharacterized protein (EggNog:ENOG410PKQ3~COG:S): MERPSDKWSGFAHPERKSEQYERMQANISSANFEYLKRRALEARARHWNLVQSISCQIDTGRFPWGFNDVVFEVPFSDGVYWIARIQYVADDPNDLEGEKTSSLGEVATMKVVADHTDV; this comes from the coding sequence ATGGAGCGTCCAAGTGACAAGTGGAGTGGCTTCGCTCACCCTGAGCGCAAATCCGAGCAATATGAGCGAATGCAAGCGAATATCTCCTCCGCGAACTTTGAATACCTGAAAAGGCGGGCTCTTGAAGCTCGCGCGCGCCATTGGAATTTAGTCCAGAGCATCAGCTGCCAAATTGATACCGGGCGATTTCCCTGGGGATTTAACGATGTTGTTTTTGAAGTCCCCTTCTCTGACGGCGTGTATTGGATCGCTCGAATCCAGTACGTGGCAGATGACCCCAACGACCTGGAGGGGGAGAAGACCAGCTCCTTGGGCGAAGTGGCTACGATGAAGGTTGTTGCAGATCATACAGATGTTTGA